Proteins from a single region of Phycisphaeraceae bacterium D3-23:
- a CDS encoding polysaccharide biosynthesis C-terminal domain-containing protein yields MSNRRYILMSSSAGLVIRIAGAGLALASQIFIARVVGREHFGIYLYAMSSIALLAIVARLGIDSSLPRFLPVMLSQGKLAEYRGTLRLGFALPLALAAVLGAGALLYLLVLVPGDLSAKQGTLLLMLLALPAFTLSFIRRAAMISLKRVVWAELPDMVIRPALMLAGTAALYFALRSVTSQHIALLFAGASTTALAVGSLMLYRAQPPETQGAAAAYPVKEVMRISMPLLLMTGFSTAVAEFTVVCLGWYKPAEEVAVYGAAVRLSLLVAFALQAANTVLNPLIAQLYHSGKYAELQAALRDAAKWMFLLTSAALVGMVLLGKLGLSLFGDGFEAGYRVLLILLAGQAINALSGSVGSIMKMCNKQNQACAILVFSAVTNVVLCFILIPRYGAEGAAISVAVGQTLWNVLMLGYTTTILKLNPTLLPLPIKPVPDLLDETKQDAPTDTPTDPEP; encoded by the coding sequence ATGAGCAACCGACGCTACATCCTCATGAGTTCCTCGGCCGGGCTGGTGATCCGCATCGCCGGCGCGGGGCTTGCGTTGGCGAGCCAAATCTTCATCGCGCGCGTCGTCGGCCGGGAACACTTCGGCATTTACCTCTACGCGATGAGCTCGATCGCGCTGCTGGCGATCGTCGCCCGGCTGGGGATCGACAGCTCGCTGCCCCGGTTTTTGCCGGTGATGCTGTCGCAGGGCAAACTCGCCGAGTATCGCGGGACGTTGCGGCTGGGGTTCGCGCTGCCGCTCGCGCTGGCGGCGGTGCTCGGGGCCGGGGCGCTGCTGTACCTGCTAGTACTCGTGCCCGGCGACCTCTCCGCGAAACAGGGCACGCTGCTGCTGATGCTGTTGGCGTTGCCGGCGTTCACGCTGTCGTTTATCCGGCGGGCCGCGATGATCTCGCTCAAACGTGTGGTCTGGGCGGAGCTGCCGGACATGGTGATCCGCCCGGCGCTGATGCTGGCGGGCACGGCCGCGCTTTACTTCGCACTGCGCAGCGTCACCTCGCAACACATCGCGCTGCTTTTTGCCGGCGCATCGACCACAGCGCTCGCGGTCGGCTCGCTGATGCTCTACCGCGCCCAGCCGCCCGAGACCCAAGGCGCCGCCGCGGCCTACCCCGTCAAGGAAGTGATGCGCATCTCGATGCCGCTGCTGCTGATGACCGGGTTCTCGACCGCCGTCGCCGAGTTCACCGTGGTCTGCCTGGGCTGGTACAAGCCGGCCGAGGAGGTCGCGGTCTATGGCGCGGCGGTCCGGCTGTCGCTGCTGGTCGCCTTCGCGCTGCAGGCCGCCAATACCGTGCTCAACCCGCTCATCGCCCAGCTCTACCACAGCGGCAAGTACGCCGAGCTCCAGGCCGCGCTGCGCGACGCGGCGAAGTGGATGTTCCTGCTCACCTCCGCCGCGCTGGTCGGCATGGTCCTCCTGGGCAAGCTCGGGCTCTCGCTCTTCGGCGACGGGTTTGAGGCGGGCTACCGGGTCCTGCTCATCCTCCTCGCGGGCCAGGCCATCAACGCCCTGTCCGGGTCGGTCGGCTCGATCATGAAGATGTGCAACAAGCAGAACCAGGCCTGCGCGATCCTGGTGTTCTCGGCCGTCACCAACGTCGTCCTGTGTTTTATCCTGATCCCACGCTACGGCGCAGAAGGGGCCGCGATCTCCGTCGCCGTCGGCCAGACGCTGTGGAACGTGCTGATGCTCGGCTACACCACAACCATCCTCAAGCTCAACCCGACGTTATTGCCGCTACCCATCAAGCCCGTCCCCGATCTGCTCGACGAGACTAAGCAGGACGCCCCGACCGACACGCCCACCGACCCCGAGCCCTAA
- a CDS encoding sulfotransferase, translating into MRPPNFFIIGAPKCGTTALSDYLRAHPSIFMPMHKEPHYYNTDHPKIGRFKSHADYLALFEDAGEQHTAVGEASIHYLRSEEAVANVLQHHPDAMFIVMVREPVAFLRSWHNQLLYSLMENEKDFAAAWALREERREGKHIPPGCPHPMLLDYEAAASFGAQVDRLLSQVPKERVLFIKFEDFIADNRAWYLKTLHFLGVEDDGRTEFARSNAAHQNRSRLGGWVLDRGYHALSKVNPFGRGNPIRRAAKKLLMLAKRGNTTYHRPDEIPAELAVEITELLRADHDRLADLTGIRLNDSASN; encoded by the coding sequence ATGCGCCCGCCCAACTTCTTCATTATCGGCGCCCCCAAGTGCGGCACGACCGCGCTGAGCGACTACCTCCGCGCCCACCCGAGCATCTTTATGCCCATGCATAAAGAGCCCCACTACTACAACACCGACCACCCCAAGATCGGCCGCTTCAAATCCCACGCCGACTACCTCGCGCTCTTCGAGGATGCCGGTGAGCAGCACACCGCCGTGGGCGAGGCGTCGATCCACTACCTCCGCTCCGAGGAGGCCGTGGCCAATGTGCTGCAGCACCACCCGGACGCGATGTTCATCGTGATGGTGCGCGAGCCCGTCGCGTTTCTGCGGTCCTGGCACAACCAGCTTCTGTACAGCTTGATGGAGAACGAGAAGGACTTCGCTGCTGCCTGGGCGCTGCGTGAGGAGCGTCGCGAAGGCAAACACATCCCGCCGGGCTGCCCGCACCCGATGCTGCTGGACTACGAGGCGGCCGCAAGTTTTGGAGCACAGGTCGATCGGCTCCTGTCGCAAGTCCCGAAAGAAAGAGTCCTGTTCATCAAGTTCGAGGACTTCATCGCGGACAACCGCGCGTGGTATCTGAAGACGCTCCATTTCCTCGGCGTCGAAGACGACGGCCGGACCGAGTTTGCACGGTCCAACGCCGCGCACCAGAACCGTAGTCGGCTCGGCGGGTGGGTGCTCGACCGGGGCTACCACGCGCTGTCGAAGGTGAATCCGTTTGGCCGGGGCAACCCGATCCGCAGGGCGGCGAAGAAGCTGCTGATGCTGGCCAAGCGGGGGAACACGACCTACCATCGCCCGGACGAGATCCCGGCCGAGCTGGCCGTCGAAATCACCGAGCTGCTCCGCGCGGACCACGACCGCCTGGCCGACCTGACGGGTATCCGGCTCAACGACTCGGCGAGTAACTAA
- the asnB gene encoding asparagine synthase (glutamine-hydrolyzing) yields MCGIAGLFQPDRRPDAPLDDIARRMGAAIRHRGPDSDGVWQDESAGYAVSQQRLAIIDLSPAGHQPMVSRSGRYVVAYNGEVYNFTKLREKLDAEQAVDWRGHSDTEVLLEAVERWGIDRALEHSAGMFALALWDRHERALTLARDRFGKKPLYVGWLPGGGVVYGSELKALTQHPQFNGEVNREVLCRYLRRRCVGGLRAIYRDVYKVAPGSVITLDAKACAAAPDEPAFDQACKRFWSPQEMYDAPAFDFERYSETDALDQLEAHLRLAVEERMIADVPLGAFLSGGIDSSLVVAEMQALSSSPVRTFTIGFDDKRFDESRHAQAVADHLKTDHTEFRVTGQDALDVLPLLPQMFCEPFADASQIPTYLVSKLARQHVTVALTGDGGDEGFAGYPHYTLAPKSAKLLAAPHLLRQPAGWLMETLGSPASAAACALWPRTRNSPPLNKIIKGVDLLNAPHFGYTHRALMTACRRPERMLAFDAHEPAPPCPADGEDRVKWMMMRDVVEFIADDSTVKVDRASMAVSLETRSPMLDHRLMAFGWSLPSSMLIREGQGKWPLRQLLYRHVPRAIIDRPKKGFSIPIGRWLREDLRDWADHLLGRERLADQGLFNPTYIRKVWDQHQSGVRRGQDELWAILMFQQWLDHQDSPAS; encoded by the coding sequence ATGTGCGGCATCGCAGGCCTCTTCCAACCCGACCGCCGACCCGACGCGCCGCTCGACGACATCGCGCGTCGCATGGGCGCGGCCATCCGCCACCGCGGCCCCGACAGCGACGGCGTCTGGCAGGACGAATCCGCGGGCTACGCCGTGAGTCAGCAGCGTCTGGCGATCATCGACCTCTCCCCCGCCGGGCATCAGCCGATGGTGTCGCGCAGCGGGCGCTATGTCGTCGCCTACAACGGCGAGGTCTACAACTTCACCAAGCTCCGCGAGAAGCTCGACGCCGAGCAGGCCGTCGACTGGCGCGGCCACTCCGACACCGAAGTCCTGCTCGAAGCGGTCGAACGCTGGGGCATCGACCGCGCGCTCGAACACAGCGCCGGCATGTTCGCCCTCGCGTTGTGGGACCGGCACGAACGCGCCCTCACCCTCGCCCGCGACCGCTTCGGCAAAAAACCCCTCTACGTCGGCTGGCTGCCGGGCGGCGGGGTGGTCTACGGCTCCGAGCTCAAAGCCCTCACCCAGCACCCGCAGTTCAACGGCGAAGTCAACCGCGAGGTGCTCTGCCGCTACCTGCGTCGGCGGTGTGTCGGGGGCCTGCGCGCGATCTACCGCGATGTCTACAAGGTCGCCCCGGGAAGCGTCATCACCCTCGACGCCAAGGCGTGTGCCGCCGCACCCGACGAGCCCGCGTTTGACCAGGCGTGCAAGCGCTTCTGGTCGCCGCAAGAGATGTACGACGCGCCGGCGTTCGACTTCGAGCGGTACAGCGAAACAGACGCGCTCGACCAACTCGAAGCGCACCTCCGTTTGGCCGTCGAGGAGCGCATGATCGCGGACGTCCCGCTGGGGGCGTTCTTGTCGGGGGGGATCGACTCGTCGCTCGTCGTGGCGGAGATGCAGGCGCTGTCATCCTCGCCCGTGCGGACGTTTACGATCGGGTTCGATGACAAGCGGTTCGACGAGTCCAGGCACGCGCAGGCGGTGGCCGACCACCTGAAGACGGACCACACCGAGTTCCGCGTGACGGGGCAGGATGCGCTCGACGTCTTGCCCCTGCTGCCGCAGATGTTCTGCGAGCCGTTCGCGGACGCGTCGCAGATCCCGACGTATCTCGTGTCGAAGCTCGCCCGCCAGCACGTCACCGTCGCGCTCACGGGCGACGGCGGAGACGAGGGGTTCGCCGGCTACCCGCACTACACCCTCGCGCCCAAGAGCGCCAAACTCCTCGCCGCGCCGCACCTCCTGCGCCAGCCCGCCGGCTGGCTGATGGAAACGCTCGGATCCCCCGCCTCGGCCGCGGCCTGTGCGCTCTGGCCCCGCACGAGAAACTCACCGCCGCTCAACAAAATCATCAAGGGCGTCGACCTGCTCAACGCGCCGCACTTCGGCTACACCCACCGCGCGCTGATGACCGCCTGCCGCCGCCCCGAGCGCATGCTCGCGTTCGACGCCCACGAGCCCGCGCCGCCCTGCCCGGCCGACGGCGAGGACCGCGTCAAGTGGATGATGATGCGCGACGTCGTCGAATTCATCGCCGACGACTCGACCGTCAAGGTCGACCGCGCGAGCATGGCCGTATCGCTTGAGACCCGCTCGCCGATGCTGGACCACCGGCTGATGGCGTTTGGCTGGTCGCTGCCCAGCTCGATGCTCATCCGCGAAGGCCAGGGCAAGTGGCCCCTGCGGCAGCTGCTCTACCGCCACGTCCCACGCGCCATCATCGACCGGCCCAAGAAGGGGTTCTCGATCCCGATCGGCCGGTGGCTACGCGAGGACCTGCGTGACTGGGCCGACCACCTGCTGGGCCGTGAGCGCCTGGCCGACCAGGGGCTGTTCAACCCGACATACATCCGCAAGGTCTGGGACCAGCACCAGTCGGGCGTCCGACGGGGCCAGGATGAGTTATGGGCTATCCTCATGTTCCAGCAATGGCTGGATCATCAGGACAGCCCGGCGTCCTGA
- a CDS encoding acyltransferase, producing the protein MGLAAKLKRLATWPGRAYRRRSDPVGYARSLGVRVGKGCRFLGRVHFGTEPYLITIGDRVSISDGSVILTHDGGVWAIREESPDADIFAPVTIGSNVFIGARVTVLPGAVIGDNCVIGTGSVVVGEIPPDSVAAGIPAKVIRPIEEYKAKCRDKALHVRSLPRDVLRRKLIEHFGLDEDEQP; encoded by the coding sequence GTGGGCCTGGCCGCGAAGCTGAAACGACTGGCGACCTGGCCCGGCCGGGCGTATCGGCGTCGCAGCGACCCGGTGGGGTATGCGCGGTCTCTGGGCGTGCGCGTCGGCAAGGGCTGCCGCTTCCTCGGGCGGGTGCACTTCGGGACCGAGCCCTACCTCATCACGATCGGCGACCGGGTGTCGATCAGCGATGGCTCGGTGATCCTGACGCACGACGGCGGGGTCTGGGCGATCCGGGAGGAATCGCCCGACGCGGACATCTTCGCCCCGGTCACGATCGGGAGCAACGTGTTTATCGGGGCCCGGGTGACGGTGCTTCCTGGCGCGGTGATCGGGGACAACTGTGTAATCGGGACGGGGTCGGTCGTGGTCGGTGAAATCCCGCCGGATTCCGTCGCCGCCGGCATACCCGCGAAGGTGATCCGGCCGATAGAGGAGTACAAGGCGAAGTGCCGTGACAAGGCCCTGCATGTAAGATCACTGCCCCGCGACGTGCTTCGGCGCAAGCTGATCGAGCACTTCGGGCTGGACGAGGACGAGCAACCCTAA
- the wzy gene encoding O-antigen polysaccharide polymerase Wzy yields the protein MNQLQGQPNALAGLLFVTERLSRRSWPYAAWVLLFIPAAMLCRYLTGPGMEALGPFHVVYYTLAITHIGHRMFKAGLKALVAPDVLFTVVYTVVNWGYLTFLWLGAVPFSSRVIYFSTAMGDSLMVVTVGLAAFLIAYEVAGHSKRATPAYATEIAIPKPGWGFVGISLMCLGIMLHFIGLLGLGVDTVFKHGYDAVQHVSRYTDSYIIQTIMAISIPISVIGTMLCFGYGVIRERKLFYSRFFMVVWAGWVLVLLLEGDRGGVVRILLPAMIIYHYVIKPIKFRYLAMIGVTVLFIFSALAFVRNTSGFSPSAMIKDYQHVQSKDDNVKWYSMLYELGTSFVTLNITVHEVPGAENYWKGQSWLDSAIHVVPFAQGYAYRNGFGKVQPSDWVTVTYWGPKSSGKGYNFAAEGYLNFGLPGVIIQMFAIGLVLRWLVRRFQRAPSTGSLIVMFGGVVLIIISIRDHTNVLLPQLAHLWVVSWFMTQTFGEAKAFVPIQQEDYPPQ from the coding sequence ATGAACCAACTCCAAGGACAACCCAACGCCCTGGCCGGGCTGCTCTTTGTGACCGAACGCCTGTCGCGGCGGTCGTGGCCCTACGCCGCGTGGGTGCTGCTGTTCATCCCGGCCGCGATGCTGTGCCGCTACCTCACCGGGCCGGGCATGGAAGCCCTCGGGCCCTTCCACGTCGTCTACTACACGCTCGCCATCACGCACATCGGCCACCGCATGTTCAAGGCGGGGCTCAAGGCGCTGGTCGCGCCCGACGTCCTCTTCACCGTCGTGTACACCGTCGTCAACTGGGGCTATCTCACATTCCTCTGGCTAGGCGCGGTCCCGTTCTCCTCGCGCGTCATCTACTTCTCCACCGCCATGGGCGACTCGCTCATGGTCGTCACCGTCGGGCTCGCCGCCTTCCTCATCGCCTACGAGGTCGCGGGCCACAGCAAACGCGCGACGCCCGCCTACGCCACCGAGATCGCGATCCCCAAGCCCGGCTGGGGATTTGTCGGCATCTCGCTCATGTGCCTGGGCATCATGCTCCACTTCATCGGGCTCCTCGGGCTCGGCGTCGATACCGTCTTCAAGCACGGCTACGACGCGGTCCAGCACGTCTCCCGATACACCGACTCGTACATCATCCAGACCATCATGGCCATCAGCATCCCGATCTCCGTCATCGGCACGATGCTCTGCTTCGGCTACGGCGTGATCCGCGAACGCAAGCTCTTCTACTCACGCTTCTTCATGGTCGTCTGGGCCGGCTGGGTCTTGGTCCTCCTGCTCGAAGGCGACCGCGGCGGCGTCGTGCGCATCCTCCTGCCCGCGATGATCATCTACCACTACGTCATCAAGCCGATCAAGTTCCGCTACCTCGCGATGATCGGCGTCACGGTCCTGTTTATCTTCTCCGCCCTCGCGTTCGTGCGCAACACCTCGGGCTTCTCGCCCAGCGCGATGATCAAGGACTACCAGCACGTCCAGAGCAAAGATGACAACGTCAAGTGGTACTCGATGCTCTACGAGCTGGGCACGTCGTTCGTGACGCTCAACATCACCGTCCACGAAGTCCCCGGCGCCGAGAACTACTGGAAGGGACAGTCCTGGCTCGACTCGGCGATCCATGTCGTGCCGTTCGCGCAGGGCTACGCCTACCGCAACGGGTTTGGTAAGGTCCAGCCGTCGGACTGGGTGACGGTGACGTACTGGGGGCCCAAGTCGTCGGGCAAGGGCTACAACTTCGCGGCCGAGGGGTATCTGAATTTCGGATTGCCGGGCGTCATCATCCAGATGTTCGCGATCGGGCTCGTGCTGCGCTGGCTGGTCCGGCGGTTCCAGCGCGCGCCGTCGACGGGCTCGCTGATCGTGATGTTCGGCGGGGTCGTGCTCATCATCATCAGCATCCGCGACCACACCAACGTCCTGCTGCCCCAGCTCGCCCACCTCTGGGTCGTGAGCTGGTTCATGACGCAGACGTTCGGCGAAGCCAAGGCGTTTGTCCCGATCCAGCAGGAAGACTACCCGCCGCAATGA
- a CDS encoding glycosyltransferase — protein MTDPTPIRVMHVFGRMDRGGAEMRTVELMPEMAKRGVHFDYCAMTPGEGALNPRVLDAGSTVDVCALKGSFPRFVRSFRKLLRERRPDIIHSHIHLTSGLIMLLARSAGVRHRVVHFRSSSDGRKASLPRRSYQGLMRTLIRRNATAILAVSHGAMVGGLGPEWENDKRAAVLYNGFDADSFPPHRPADAALRSAWSIPDDAIIVTQVGRFVEAKAHNVTVDAIAQLGGDAARFVFLFVGDGELQDAVQQQAERAGVLDRIRFLGLREDVPDLLAQSDLSIMPSRREGLPGALLESLAAGTRVIASDLPGVREIDALGDGVTIIPTEDPAALARAILAAGPHPTDPNDVPGLPEAFRMKTCADHLYRIYAELIGRSPADHPPNAG, from the coding sequence ATGACCGACCCGACGCCCATCCGAGTGATGCACGTCTTTGGCCGGATGGACCGCGGCGGCGCGGAGATGCGGACCGTCGAGCTCATGCCAGAGATGGCCAAACGCGGCGTCCATTTCGACTACTGCGCCATGACGCCCGGCGAAGGCGCACTCAACCCGCGCGTCCTCGACGCGGGCTCGACCGTTGACGTCTGCGCGCTCAAGGGCTCGTTCCCGCGCTTCGTCCGCAGCTTCCGCAAGCTGCTCCGCGAGCGCAGACCCGACATCATCCACAGCCACATCCACCTGACCTCCGGGCTCATCATGCTGCTCGCGCGGTCGGCGGGCGTCCGGCACCGCGTCGTCCACTTCCGCAGCAGCTCGGACGGCCGGAAGGCCTCGCTCCCGCGACGCAGCTACCAAGGTCTCATGCGTACACTCATCCGGCGCAACGCCACCGCCATCCTCGCGGTCTCGCATGGTGCGATGGTGGGCGGGCTCGGCCCCGAATGGGAAAACGACAAACGCGCGGCCGTGCTCTACAACGGGTTCGACGCCGACAGCTTCCCGCCCCACCGCCCGGCCGATGCGGCGCTGCGCAGCGCTTGGTCCATCCCCGACGACGCGATCATCGTCACGCAGGTCGGCCGCTTCGTCGAAGCCAAGGCGCACAACGTCACGGTCGACGCGATCGCACAGCTCGGCGGCGACGCAGCGCGATTCGTTTTCCTCTTCGTGGGCGATGGCGAATTGCAGGACGCGGTGCAGCAGCAGGCGGAGCGGGCAGGCGTGCTGGACCGCATCCGCTTCCTCGGGCTTCGTGAAGATGTGCCCGACCTCTTGGCGCAGTCAGACCTGAGCATCATGCCCTCGCGGCGTGAGGGGCTGCCCGGCGCGCTGCTCGAATCCCTCGCGGCGGGGACGCGCGTCATCGCGTCCGACCTGCCGGGCGTGCGTGAGATCGACGCGCTGGGCGACGGCGTCACCATCATCCCGACCGAAGACCCGGCCGCGCTGGCCCGGGCGATCCTGGCGGCCGGGCCACACCCGACGGATCCAAACGATGTGCCGGGGCTGCCCGAGGCGTTCCGCATGAAGACCTGCGCCGACCACCTGTACCGCATCTATGCCGAGCTCATCGGGCGTAGCCCCGCAGACCATCCGCCCAACGCGGGCTGA
- a CDS encoding sulfotransferase, protein MPSKSPIARLKRYLKRRRDRAALAARKRAWRAGQPAVSQSTPVLIVGCQRSGTTMLGRILDQMMPVDCFHETDRAAFGKDMRTLGAAVRRKLVAGSDAQAVLFKPICDSHLAADMMAEHGDDAKAIWIYRNWRDVTNSNVTIWKGQWKQVYGDLLAGRDIGWGWRHEGISDTAMQMLRDTYTDDISERDAASLKWWVRNASYFDQGLHERGDVLPVCYEELVTEPAAQFGRICRFLGIPFDEEAVATVFDKSIGKEEAPPEDPSVIAVCDPMYDRLKAAQAQWDLRFAAPAGGDSPA, encoded by the coding sequence ATGCCGTCGAAGTCCCCGATCGCCCGCCTGAAGCGCTACCTGAAACGCCGACGCGACCGCGCGGCGCTCGCGGCGCGCAAGCGCGCCTGGCGTGCCGGCCAGCCGGCAGTCTCGCAATCGACGCCGGTGCTGATCGTCGGCTGCCAGCGCTCGGGCACGACGATGCTCGGGCGCATCCTCGACCAGATGATGCCGGTCGACTGCTTCCACGAGACCGACCGCGCTGCGTTCGGCAAAGACATGCGGACGCTGGGCGCGGCGGTGCGTCGCAAACTCGTCGCGGGGTCGGACGCACAGGCCGTTTTGTTCAAACCGATCTGCGACTCGCACCTCGCCGCCGACATGATGGCCGAGCACGGCGACGACGCGAAGGCGATCTGGATCTACCGCAACTGGCGCGACGTCACCAACTCCAACGTCACCATCTGGAAGGGCCAGTGGAAGCAGGTCTACGGCGACCTGCTCGCGGGCCGGGACATCGGCTGGGGCTGGCGTCACGAGGGTATCTCGGACACCGCGATGCAGATGCTGCGCGACACGTACACCGACGACATCTCCGAGCGCGACGCGGCCTCGCTCAAGTGGTGGGTCCGCAACGCGTCGTACTTCGACCAGGGGCTCCACGAGCGCGGGGATGTGCTGCCCGTGTGCTACGAAGAGCTCGTCACTGAGCCGGCCGCACAGTTCGGCCGCATCTGCAGGTTCCTCGGCATTCCGTTCGACGAGGAGGCCGTCGCGACGGTTTTCGACAAGTCGATCGGCAAAGAAGAAGCACCGCCCGAAGACCCAAGCGTCATCGCGGTGTGCGACCCGATGTACGACCGGCTCAAAGCCGCACAGGCCCAGTGGGACCTGCGCTTCGCAGCACCCGCAGGGGGCGACAGCCCGGCATGA
- a CDS encoding glycosyltransferase, which produces MKMLFVHDSPFIEHEGECRSAGNITATTWRRFLPHVDHIQVVARRADPAHVKDPSKLNSVSHPDVSFDLVERSPYHRFERGWREVMPILDKHVRQADVVVARIPSFIGHLTAEIALKQNKPLAGEIVACPWDAMWNYGRLSGKAMAIRERLRLRRLVKRLDFAVYVTGEFLQKRYPTNAPHESASNVELLRPPETLLDDRLARQTQTPNPLRLGQIGSLAHRIKGWETAIRAVARLKAQGVDVVFEILGGGDPAVAMQCAKENGVEDRVHALGTIAGGEPVLSWLDSLDMYIHPSRQEGLPRSVIEAMSRALPCICTPAGGTPELIDPRYIFAKNDDTQLADSITTLLNDPAQMHEQSRKNFARAADFYIDHLEAHRDKIWGDYFASVRKRIAKAR; this is translated from the coding sequence ATGAAGATGCTCTTCGTCCACGACAGCCCGTTCATCGAGCACGAAGGCGAATGCCGATCGGCGGGGAACATCACGGCCACAACGTGGCGGCGCTTCCTGCCCCACGTCGACCACATCCAGGTCGTCGCGCGCCGGGCCGATCCCGCGCACGTCAAAGACCCGTCGAAACTCAACAGCGTGTCGCACCCGGACGTGTCGTTCGACCTGGTCGAGCGTTCGCCCTACCACCGCTTCGAGCGCGGCTGGCGCGAGGTGATGCCGATCCTCGACAAGCATGTCCGGCAGGCGGATGTCGTCGTCGCGCGCATCCCCAGCTTCATCGGGCACCTCACCGCCGAGATCGCGCTCAAGCAGAACAAACCACTCGCCGGCGAGATCGTCGCCTGCCCGTGGGACGCGATGTGGAACTACGGCCGACTGTCGGGCAAGGCCATGGCCATCCGTGAACGCCTCCGCCTGCGCCGCTTGGTCAAGCGGCTCGACTTCGCCGTGTACGTCACGGGCGAGTTCCTGCAGAAGCGATACCCGACGAACGCCCCCCACGAGAGCGCCTCCAACGTCGAGCTGCTGCGACCGCCCGAAACACTGCTCGACGACCGGCTGGCGCGGCAAACCCAAACACCCAACCCGCTACGCCTCGGGCAGATCGGCTCGCTCGCGCACCGCATCAAGGGCTGGGAGACCGCGATCCGCGCCGTCGCCCGACTCAAGGCGCAGGGCGTCGACGTCGTCTTCGAGATCCTCGGCGGGGGCGACCCGGCCGTGGCGATGCAGTGCGCCAAAGAAAACGGCGTCGAAGACCGCGTCCACGCGCTGGGCACGATCGCTGGCGGCGAGCCGGTACTGTCCTGGCTCGATTCGCTCGATATGTACATCCACCCCAGCCGGCAGGAGGGGCTGCCGCGTTCGGTGATCGAGGCGATGAGCCGGGCGCTGCCGTGCATCTGCACCCCGGCGGGCGGGACGCCGGAGCTGATCGACCCGCGCTACATCTTTGCGAAGAACGACGATACCCAATTGGCCGACAGTATCACGACGCTGCTGAACGATCCTGCGCAGATGCACGAACAGTCGCGCAAGAACTTCGCTCGCGCCGCCGATTTTTACATCGACCACCTCGAAGCGCACCGCGACAAGATCTGGGGCGACTATTTTGCAAGCGTGCGCAAGCGCATCGCGAAGGCCCGCTGA
- a CDS encoding glycosyltransferase family 4 protein, with amino-acid sequence MSQRIFVIGSFAKGYSGFRGPILAQLNDAGCDVHLVCSEHDQDDLDFFASIGVTYHAAPLQRTGLNPFNDFKYAKYLTALFREHKPDIVFCYAQKPVVFGVPAAHKAGVKNINALMPGLGYLFSEGTGLKKKIAKAVAVRLHKRAKGLIQNLFFVNPNDHADFKAAGLIGKQADVTILPGEGKDLSHFAVCPMPTDRPPGFNLITRLLADKGVPDFVEAAKIVKKAHPEAVFDLIGPYDDNPRAVQPDEVAGWVDEGLIAFHGVTTDVRPYIENTTATVLPTTYREGLPNILLEGMAIGRPIVTYENAGASQAIESPEEIEPGLARGTNGFLIAPKRVDLLAKALLMLIDEPGLAESMGKAGRAFAEERFDVSKINSQIMKQIGVVE; translated from the coding sequence ATGAGCCAACGCATCTTCGTCATCGGCAGTTTCGCCAAGGGCTACTCGGGCTTCCGCGGCCCCATCCTCGCGCAGCTCAACGACGCGGGCTGCGATGTCCACCTCGTCTGCTCCGAGCACGACCAGGACGACCTCGACTTCTTCGCGTCGATCGGCGTCACCTACCACGCGGCCCCGCTCCAGCGCACCGGGCTCAACCCCTTCAACGACTTCAAGTACGCCAAGTACCTCACGGCCCTGTTCCGCGAACACAAGCCCGACATCGTGTTCTGCTACGCGCAAAAGCCCGTGGTCTTTGGCGTGCCCGCCGCGCACAAGGCGGGGGTCAAGAACATCAACGCGCTGATGCCCGGGCTGGGCTACCTGTTCAGCGAGGGCACCGGGCTCAAGAAAAAAATCGCCAAGGCCGTGGCCGTCCGGCTGCACAAGCGCGCCAAGGGGCTGATCCAGAACCTCTTCTTCGTCAACCCCAACGACCACGCCGACTTCAAGGCCGCCGGCTTGATCGGCAAGCAGGCCGACGTCACGATCCTGCCGGGCGAGGGCAAGGACCTCTCGCACTTCGCCGTGTGCCCGATGCCGACCGATCGCCCGCCGGGGTTCAACCTGATCACCCGGCTGCTGGCGGACAAGGGCGTCCCCGACTTTGTCGAGGCCGCGAAGATCGTGAAGAAGGCCCACCCCGAGGCGGTGTTCGACCTGATCGGCCCGTACGACGACAACCCCCGCGCGGTCCAGCCCGACGAGGTCGCGGGCTGGGTGGACGAGGGGCTGATCGCGTTCCACGGCGTGACCACGGACGTTCGGCCATATATCGAGAACACCACCGCGACCGTGCTGCCCACGACCTACCGCGAGGGGCTGCCCAACATCTTGCTTGAGGGGATGGCGATCGGCAGGCCGATCGTGACGTACGAGAATGCCGGGGCATCGCAGGCGATCGAGTCGCCTGAAGAGATCGAGCCGGGGCTGGCGCGCGGGACCAACGGCTTCCTGATCGCCCCCAAGCGTGTGGACCTGCTGGCCAAGGCGCTCTTGATGCTGATCGACGAGCCGGGCCTGGCCGAGTCGATGGGCAAGGCCGGCCGGGCGTTCGCGGAAGAGCGCTTCGATGTGTCGAAGATCAACTCTCAGATCATGAAGCAGATCGGTGTGGTTGAGTAG